The DNA region TTCGACGACCGCGAGCTCGACGAGCTGGCCGCGTCGATCCGCACCCACGGCGTGATCATGCCGCTGGTCGTGCGGCCGCGGCCCGCCGGCGGCTACACGCTGATCGCCGGCGAGCGCCGCTGGCGCGCGGCGCAGCGCGCCGGCCGGCACGACGTGCCGGTGGTGATCCAGGACGTCGACTCGCGCGAGGCGTTCGAGCGCGCGCTGGTCGAGAACCTGCAGCGCGCCGATCTCAACCCGATCGAGGAGGCGCTGGCGTTCCAGCGGCTGATCGACGAGTTCGGCCTGCACCAGGACGAGGTCGCGGCCCGGGTCGGCAAGGACCGCTCGACCGTCGCCAACGCGGTGCGGCTGCTCAAGCTGCCCGACGGCGTGCGCGCGATGGTCGAGGATCGCCGGCTGTCGATGGGCCACGCCCGCGCGCTGCTCGGGCTCGAGGACACCGCGGCGATCGAGGTGGCCGCCCGCGCCGTCGTGGCCAAGAGCCTGTCGGTCCGCGCCACCGAGTCGCTGGTGCGCGCCACGCACGATCCCGCCCCGCCGCGCGATCGCGGCCCCGGGACGCCGCGCGGGCCGAGAAGTCGGCCGCCGCCAAGGACCTCGAGGAGCGCTTGACCCGGGCCCTGGGCGCGCCGGTCACGCTCGACGAGGACGGCGGCGCCAGCAAGGCCGGCACGATCGCCATCCGCTACCTCGACCTCGACCACCTCGACCGCCTGCTCGACAAGCTGCTGGTCGAGTAACCAACGTCCGACCACTCGAAGCGCTGCAGGGCGGGCACCTCGGGGGGGCTCACCGCCGACGGCCCGACGGCTCCGCGGCGTCAGGCCACCCGCACGTCGGCGTCGACGATCCGCAGGCCGCGCCCGAGGGCGTGCTTGCGGGCCGCGGCGCGACCGTCCTCCCGGGCGTGGTCGCCGTGCTCGTCCCCGGGACACGCCGCGGTCGCAAAGACCTCAGCGGTGTCGCGATCCGACAATGTCCAGGTGGTGGCCGTGGCCTTGCGGCCCGGCTCGATGATCGTGGACAGGGTCAGGGTGCTAGGCCCCGCGTGGACCGAGTGCCCGCCCACCACCGCCTCACCACGTCGCCGTCAGCCGGCGATTGCGCCGGCGGGCGCCGCCGGGGGGGGGCGCGGCGGCCGCGCGCCGGGCGCCGCGGCCGGAGGCGTGGGCTCCCGCCGGGCCCGCGCGTCAGCGCAGCCTTCACCCGCTGTGCCCCCGCCACGCCTCGTGCGCGATCGCTTCGTCACGTCGTCACAGGAACGCCCAACCTCTGCCACGCCACTTCGAGATTGGAGCGCCGAGGCCGGCGCGGATCAGCGCGGATCGTTGCCCC from Myxococcales bacterium includes:
- a CDS encoding ParB/RepB/Spo0J family partition protein, producing the protein MSDPKRGGRGLGRGLGALMPAKPPVAAVPTAAPAAPAAIIARTYFQAPIEDVYPSAEQPRRRFDDRELDELAASIRTHGVIMPLVVRPRPAGGYTLIAGERRWRAAQRAGRHDVPVVIQDVDSREAFERALVENLQRADLNPIEEALAFQRLIDEFGLHQDEVAARVGKDRSTVANAVRLLKLPDGVRAMVEDRRLSMGHARALLGLEDTAAIEVAARAVVAKSLSVRATESLVRATHDPAPPRDRGPGTPRGPRSRPPPRTSRSA